A region from the Helicoverpa armigera isolate CAAS_96S chromosome 6, ASM3070526v1, whole genome shotgun sequence genome encodes:
- the LOC110371890 gene encoding B9 domain-containing protein 2 isoform X2, with amino-acid sequence MAELHILGQLQCASNFHDKSSLFCRYSFQAGPNWTLVSGCPEGQTISGKADYDKTVNWAHPLDIHYVTKGIQGWPKLLVQVSCLDSIGRSWIVGYGCCSLPAVPGPHTIDVNCWIPTATSITDRIRQFFLGGSHQLIQSDIVNLGLNRFKLKTQSKGTVQLQVNILLRNFSQFGVEYK; translated from the exons ATGGCAGAATTGCATATTTTAGGGCAACTGCAGTGCGCATCTAACTTCCACGACAAATCTTCCTTATTTTGTCGATATTCTTTTCAAGCCG GCCCCAATTGGACGTTAGTATCAGGCTGCCCTGAGGGGCAGACAATTTCAGGGAAGGCAGACTATGATAAGACTGTAAACTGGGCTCATCCTCTTGATATCCACTACGTCACAAAAGGGATCCAAG GTTGGCCGAAATTGTTAGTGCAAGTTAGTTGTCTCGATTCCATAGGACGCTCTTGGATAGTAGGATATGGTTGCTGTAGCTTACCTGCAGTGCCAGGGCCTCATACGATCGATGTGAACTGCTGGATACCGACAGCAACTTCTATTACTGATAGAATTCGCCAATTTTTCCTTGGTGGATCTCATCAACTCATTCAAAGTGATATTGTTAATTTAGGTTTGAATCG attTAAGTTAAAGACTCAGTCAAAAGGTACAGTTCAGCTCCAAGTGAATATATTGCTCCGGAATTTTAGTCAATTTGGAGTAGAGTATAAGTGA
- the LOC110371890 gene encoding tectonic-1 isoform X1, with protein MKVITYLAFTVLSILIQFCVMDYIQEKNQADEPAALNVTTHKDVITDLLKNISVKPHALYYRTHVMSRSLKNTSPSKIYNNSSLLETSLGTTDATTTIFDVLYDENTSETDVTSTTTELYFTSTEFDDVTEITFYDIKNKSSEIPSTISKVNFNLHCDCNLLYNVCDLYCCCDQDCSENELKIFQCQDKIKGEDRAIDGCITHLLDEQRYGGSMLDNLFCVVKSNLPNKRSLRKFNLASTDNYYTWRNVVPKQPSYEFKKTLYKQGDPIWLLKNGIFYYLDFPAPMVNHYCTDRVPIQFIRKEKIKCNVKLEHLEMFNILKTTDEALVISATDNTFNSTTLNCTNLHCINWTILACEDGVCANYDKTLNEASCTENVCKNIALKIDYEFYYYDLKIMNATIKLHIQNISHVLPFMMQEININFYMSNKSIDHVIELSGNPGYINGLPVIASYVKSNYTDNFFNNTSETRRRMLLPENKNGLCVLSNTTSNIVTFGISKRTKCRYEHPHTTLPKKNMCNNVQNGIIELLRLNSNISISPLGNPHGIADDGWINMFIDTNKRDPVYGEYNENTFKLYCYNLINRLSVTFMFANVDEGSHKGQNKILSAKYGVTTRNVSFNVEDISIVITVDINFVDLTKPSVIQYAGGPHLNIHLPKDFFFPFPQNGCIHMSNTLIVTICCCVILLITNKITLE; from the exons ATGAAAGTCATTACATATTTAGCTTTCACTGTCCTATCAATACTCATTCAGTTTTGTGTCATGGATtacatacaagaaaaaaatcagGCTGATGAACCTGCGGCTCTCAATGTAACTACACACAAAGATGTTATAACAGACTTATTGAAGAACATTAGTGTTAAGCCTCATGCTCTTTACTACAGGACACATGTCATGAGTAGATCATTAAAAAACACCTCTCCATCAAAGATTTATAATAACTCCTCATTGTTGGAGACATCACTAGGAACAACGGATGCAACCACCACAATATTTGATGTCCTTTATGATGAAAATACTTCTGAAACAGATGTCACATCTACTACCACAGAGCTGTATTTCACTAGTACTGAATTTGATGATGTCacagaaataacattttatgatataaaaaacaaatcatcTGAAATACCCAGTACTATAtctaaagttaattttaatttacactGTGATTGTAACTTACTG TATAATGTTTGTGATTTATACTGTTGTTGTGATCAAGACTGTTCTGAAAATGAACTCAAAATATTCCAATGCCAAGATAAAATAAAGGGAGAAGATAGAGCAATTGATGGATGCATTACACATTTATTAGACGAACAGAGATATGGAGGCAGTATGCTTGACAATCTGTTCTGTGTTGTTAAAAGTAACTTACCTAATAAGCGAAGTTTGAGAAAG tttaatcTTGCATCAACCGATAACTATTACACATGGCGAAATGTTGTTCCAAAGCAACCTTCATATGAATTTAAGAAAACCTTGTATAAACAGGGTGATCCTATTTGGCTGTTGaaaaatggaatattttattatttgg ATTTCCCAGCACCAATGGTAAACCATTACTGTACAGATCGAGTTCCAATACAATTTATCCGAAaggagaaaataaaatgtaatgtgaaACTTGAGCATTTAGAAATGTTTAATATATTGAAAACTACTGATGAAGCTTTGGTTATAAGTGCTACTGACAATACTTTTAACAGCACCACTTTG aacTGCACTAATCTTCATTGCATTAATTGGACAATCCTTGCATGTGAAGATGGTGTATGTGCAAATTACGACAAAACTTTGAACGAAGCGTCATGCACGGAGAATGTCTGCAAAAATATAGCGTTGAAAATTGATTATGAATTCTATTACTacgatttgaaaataatgaacgCGACGATAAAActacacatacaaaatatatcgCATGTATTACCATTCATGATGCAAGAAATCaatataaatttttatatgtccAATAAGTCTATAGACCATGTAATTGAATTAAGTGGAAACCCAGGGTATATCAACGGTTTACCAGTAATTGCATCATACGTTAAGAGTAACTATACCGacaattttttcaataatactTCGGAAACGAGGAGGCGAATGTTACTTCCGGAAAACAAAAATGGACTTTGTGTTTTATCCAATACAACAAGTAACATTGTAACATTTGGCATCAGTAAAAGAACTAAATGCCGATATGAACATCCGCACACAACTTTACCAAAAAAGAACATGTGCAACAATGTACAAAATGGCATAATTGAACTTTTAAGGCTTAACAGTAATATATCCATATCTCCATTAGGTAATCCACATGGTATTGCCGACGACGGTTGGATAAATATGTTTATAGACACCAATAAACGCGATCCTGTATATGGAGAGTATAATGAAAACACCTTTAAACTTTactgttataatttaattaacagaCTATCTGTTACCTTCATGTTCGCTAATGTCGACGAAGGATCACACAAGGGTCAAAATAAGATCCTATCAGCTAAATATGGAGTAACAACTAGAAACGTTAGTTTTAATGTAGAGGATATTTCTATTGTCATTACTGTTGATATTAATTTCGTGGATCTGACCAAGCCAAGTGTAATTCAATATGCTGGAGGTCcacatttaaatattcatttaccCAAAGATTTCTTCTTCCCCTTTCCTCAGAACGGCTGTATTCACATGTCTAACACGTTAATTGTAACTATATGCTGCTGTGTAATATTgcttattacaaataaaataactcttgaataa